The Xenopus tropicalis strain Nigerian chromosome 7, UCB_Xtro_10.0, whole genome shotgun sequence genome includes a region encoding these proteins:
- the ttc36 gene encoding tetratricopeptide repeat protein 36: protein MCTPNDLAVLHAIFNPNVPFGNFDEQNVGDTEANADLDGRFSSAILQQAQDLERDGVKAAESEDMATAILKFSEAIALLPERASAYNNRAQALRLQGDVKGALEDLNQAVELSGIAGVAGRQALVQRGLILRLQGKDDEARKDFQRAAQLGSDFAKQQLILLNPYAALCNTMLRDMMQKLREPNGHKIQVGASTSLEDDREA, encoded by the exons ATGTGCACCCCAAATGATTTAGCAGTCCTCCATGCCATATTCAACCCCAATGTGCCATTTGGAAACTTTGATGAGCAGAATGTGGGTGACACTGAAGCGAATGCAGATTTGG ATGGGAGATTCTCCTCTGCTATCTTGCAGCAGGCCCAGGACCTAGAGAGAGATGGGGTAAAAGCAGCAGAGTCTGAAGATATGGCAACAGCTATACTGAAATTCAGCGAGGCCATTGCTCTCCTCCCTGAGCGGGCATCTGCATACAACAACAGAGCTCAGGCTCTGAGGCTACAAGGGGATGTGAAAG GTGCACTTGAGGACCTTAACCAGGCAGTGGAACTGAGTGGAATTGCAGGGGTTGCAGGACGCCAGGCCTTGGTACAGCGAGGGCTGATTCTACGCTTACAGGGAAAGGATGATGAAGCAAGGAAAGACTTTCAGAGAGCTGCTCAGCTGGGCAGTGATTTTGCCAAACAGCAGCTTATTCTGCTAAATCCATATGCTGCACTCTGTAACACTATGCTGAGAGACATGATGCAAAAACTGAGAGAACCAAATGGGCACAAAATTCAAGTAGGAGCATCCACTAGCTTGGAGGATGACAGGGAAGCATGA